A portion of the Thermotoga sp. SG1 genome contains these proteins:
- a CDS encoding DUF505 domain-containing protein, with the protein MVITKRHAVVLKRLYEKGEEFSVSDWEAFDRGTLWHLELAGLVKPVGVKMYDLTFSGNILGELLTNMIKEGVLKDPEEWDDSFRWIGSEVISMIRYSKLAQSRVKGEIAEALEERGFVKEGTLTPHAYTLDEIYNASQPRIVVNSQVAEYLRKMVEGPGESSKLPVGENELFQLESMRMIAFSVPKSDVYALTGLGQQIRAALRKGLVVTDEVILDELVLDTVAKACEGKELSDFEKNVLLERGLIDWTGSLHPMAEHLYLAWKIYRKGPYLMTPAFQISEDEARLLMLIEKLWKRNEQDRDVFPEPKQIEEEVDWEWKRKDLTVKLALYNLEGFGLLRSREYRDGARRTLVYELTSYGEEVLEDQKRKLRSISATGVKSITMTRKEFAAPNVEWYEQAKKEGLVSDAAPTSSGLLYARLSVEVERKPLITNVEMKVLRKVPYKAGIFVEDLDLSEEERIALDSLEAKNLVEILPTGLVTLTDAGQLMKRALSAASDDVEAPVTPLVIRLLQAIRTHGGLQMREKRIRINPESWKAVEEEVGVDPETFDDALNLARISRFISENALTEAGVALLQAVDELAKKEYPWAEF; encoded by the coding sequence ATGGTCATAACAAAGAGACACGCCGTCGTTCTAAAGAGGCTCTACGAAAAGGGAGAGGAGTTCAGTGTGAGTGACTGGGAAGCTTTCGATAGAGGAACGCTGTGGCATCTTGAACTTGCCGGCCTGGTCAAACCCGTTGGTGTTAAGATGTACGATCTGACGTTCTCAGGAAACATCCTCGGGGAACTCCTCACGAACATGATCAAAGAAGGCGTTCTGAAAGATCCAGAGGAATGGGACGACTCGTTCAGATGGATCGGATCTGAAGTGATCTCCATGATCAGATACTCCAAACTTGCCCAGTCGAGGGTGAAGGGAGAGATTGCCGAGGCTCTGGAAGAGCGGGGATTTGTGAAGGAAGGAACCCTTACACCTCACGCTTATACGCTAGATGAGATCTACAACGCTTCCCAACCGAGGATCGTGGTGAATTCGCAAGTAGCGGAATATTTGAGAAAAATGGTGGAGGGACCTGGTGAGTCGAGTAAACTTCCAGTGGGCGAAAACGAACTCTTTCAACTTGAATCGATGAGGATGATCGCTTTTTCCGTTCCAAAATCTGATGTATACGCTCTCACCGGGCTCGGGCAGCAGATCAGAGCTGCTCTCAGGAAAGGACTCGTTGTGACAGATGAAGTGATCCTCGATGAACTCGTTCTGGACACAGTTGCAAAAGCCTGCGAAGGAAAAGAATTGAGCGATTTCGAGAAAAACGTTCTTCTGGAAAGAGGACTCATTGACTGGACGGGAAGCCTTCATCCGATGGCAGAACACCTCTATCTTGCCTGGAAGATATACAGAAAAGGACCCTATCTGATGACTCCAGCGTTCCAGATATCCGAAGATGAAGCACGACTGCTGATGTTGATCGAGAAGCTCTGGAAAAGGAACGAGCAAGACAGGGACGTGTTCCCGGAACCAAAACAGATAGAGGAAGAAGTGGACTGGGAATGGAAAAGAAAAGATCTCACGGTGAAACTTGCACTTTACAACCTGGAGGGCTTTGGTCTTTTGAGATCCAGAGAATACAGAGACGGTGCAAGAAGAACGCTCGTGTACGAGTTAACCAGTTACGGTGAAGAGGTACTCGAGGATCAGAAAAGGAAACTGAGGAGCATTTCCGCCACCGGTGTAAAATCCATAACCATGACGAGAAAAGAATTCGCCGCGCCGAACGTGGAATGGTACGAACAGGCAAAAAAGGAAGGACTCGTCAGCGACGCTGCACCAACGTCTTCTGGCCTTCTCTACGCGAGACTTTCTGTGGAGGTGGAAAGAAAACCCCTCATAACGAATGTGGAGATGAAAGTCCTCAGGAAGGTACCTTACAAAGCGGGCATATTCGTTGAGGATCTCGATCTGTCCGAGGAAGAAAGGATCGCACTCGACAGCCTTGAAGCGAAGAATCTGGTGGAGATTCTGCCCACCGGTCTTGTCACGCTTACAGACGCTGGTCAGCTTATGAAGAGAGCTCTGTCAGCCGCTTCTGATGACGTAGAAGCTCCTGTCACACCCCTTGTGATAAGACTTCTTCAGGCTATAAGAACGCACGGTGGTCTTCAGATGAGAGAAAAGAGGATCAGGATAAACCCGGAAAGCTGGAAGGCGGTGGAAGAAGAAGTCGGAGTTGATCCGGAAACCTTCGACGATGCGTTGAACCTTGCCAGGATATCCAGGTTCATCTCGGAAAATGCTCTGACTGAGGCAGGAGTAGCACTTCTTCAGGCGGTTGATGAACTCGCAAAGAAAGAATATCCCTGGGCTGAATTTTAA
- a CDS encoding Glu/Leu/Phe/Val dehydrogenase has product MSKKSLYEMAVEQFNRAASLMDLEPDIAEVLRRPKRVLIVEFPVRMDDGHIEVFTGYRVQHNIARGPAKGGIRYHPDTNLDEVKALAFWMTWKTAVMNLPFGGGKGGVRVDPKKLSRGELERLSRRYFSEIQIIIGPHNDIPAPDVNTNADVMAWYMDTYSMNVGYTALGVVTGKPVDLGGSKGREEATGRGVKVCAGLSMDVMGIDPKKATVAVQGFGNVGQYAALLISQELGSKVVAVSDSKGGVYNPEGFDVEELIRYKLEEGTVSTYPKGEKISNEELLELDVDVLVPAALENAIHEGNAEKIKAKIVVEGANGPTTPEADEILNRRGVLVVPDILANAGGVTVSYFEWVQDLQEFFWDLDQIRTALEKMMKEAFSEVMKTKNKYSTDMRTAAYILAIDRVAYATRKRGIYP; this is encoded by the coding sequence ATGTCGAAAAAGAGCCTTTACGAAATGGCAGTTGAACAGTTCAACCGTGCTGCTTCCCTCATGGATCTAGAACCAGACATTGCAGAGGTTTTGAGAAGGCCAAAACGAGTCCTGATCGTCGAGTTTCCTGTGAGGATGGACGATGGCCACATTGAGGTCTTTACCGGATATCGAGTGCAGCACAACATCGCACGGGGTCCGGCAAAAGGCGGTATTAGATACCATCCCGACACCAATCTAGACGAAGTTAAAGCTCTGGCGTTCTGGATGACCTGGAAAACGGCCGTGATGAACCTTCCATTTGGAGGTGGAAAAGGGGGCGTTAGGGTAGATCCGAAGAAACTTTCAAGAGGCGAACTAGAGAGACTCTCAAGAAGGTACTTCTCCGAGATTCAGATCATCATAGGACCGCACAACGACATTCCCGCACCAGACGTGAACACGAATGCAGATGTGATGGCCTGGTACATGGACACCTACAGTATGAACGTTGGCTACACCGCCCTTGGTGTGGTTACAGGAAAACCTGTGGATCTTGGGGGTTCAAAAGGTCGTGAAGAGGCAACAGGACGTGGCGTGAAGGTTTGTGCGGGACTTTCAATGGATGTTATGGGAATAGATCCAAAGAAAGCCACCGTTGCTGTTCAGGGTTTTGGAAACGTTGGACAGTACGCTGCTCTCCTGATATCTCAAGAACTTGGCTCAAAAGTCGTCGCGGTGAGTGACAGCAAAGGTGGTGTTTACAATCCAGAAGGGTTTGACGTGGAAGAGTTGATCAGGTACAAACTCGAGGAAGGCACCGTTTCCACCTATCCAAAGGGTGAGAAGATCTCAAACGAAGAACTTCTGGAGTTGGACGTTGATGTTCTCGTTCCTGCAGCCCTGGAGAACGCCATTCATGAAGGAAACGCAGAGAAGATAAAAGCAAAAATCGTGGTGGAGGGAGCAAACGGGCCCACAACACCTGAGGCCGATGAAATTCTGAACAGACGAGGAGTTCTCGTTGTTCCGGATATCCTTGCAAACGCCGGTGGTGTTACCGTTTCCTACTTCGAGTGGGTCCAGGACCTTCAGGAGTTCTTCTGGGATCTTGATCAGATAAGAACCGCACTGGAAAAGATGATGAAAGAGGCTTTCAGTGAGGTCATGAAAACAAAGAACAAGTACAGCACCGACATGAGAACAGCGGCTTACATTCTCGCCATAGACAGAGTGGCCTACGCCACGAGGAAGAGGGGAATCTATCCGTGA
- a CDS encoding EAL domain-containing protein, with amino-acid sequence MEHLETSVVEHLKKKRFKIVIDDFGTGFSSLKRLAELRPDIIKIDMSLIGNVHKDWLKRHMIEALFSAASKSGIQVIAEGVETTEEYETLQKIGIELM; translated from the coding sequence ATGGAGCATCTGGAGACTTCCGTTGTTGAACATTTGAAAAAGAAAAGATTCAAGATAGTCATAGACGATTTTGGCACTGGTTTTTCCTCTTTGAAAAGATTAGCAGAATTGAGGCCGGATATTATAAAAATCGATATGAGTCTTATCGGAAACGTTCATAAAGACTGGCTGAAACGTCATATGATCGAGGCACTGTTCTCCGCTGCCAGCAAATCTGGTATACAGGTGATAGCAGAAGGTGTTGAAACAACCGAAGAGTACGAAACTTTGCAAAAGATTGGTATCGAGTTGATGTAG
- a CDS encoding EAL domain-containing protein, translating to MGSIVPNFPSSAKRIIVFVPHADYLNYLLHKFQEVFKHDVEISFSEDNISFEMKFDEFIDLALSSEEFTELEKQRIMILPLELDETISLRSLKKMRTFQYWLDLRKADILRFVLENESLVTYFQPIVNTSTGEIYSYECLSRGVD from the coding sequence ATGGGATCAATTGTCCCTAATTTCCCCTCTTCAGCGAAAAGAATCATCGTTTTCGTTCCTCACGCCGACTATCTCAATTACCTCCTTCATAAGTTCCAGGAAGTTTTTAAACACGACGTAGAGATTTCTTTCTCAGAAGACAACATCTCTTTCGAAATGAAATTCGATGAATTCATTGATCTTGCCCTTTCCTCAGAAGAATTTACAGAACTAGAAAAACAAAGAATAATGATACTCCCTCTAGAACTGGATGAAACGATCTCGTTGCGCTCTTTGAAAAAGATGCGAACATTCCAATATTGGCTTGATCTGAGAAAAGCTGACATTCTGAGATTTGTCCTGGAAAACGAATCTCTTGTGACCTACTTCCAACCTATTGTAAACACCTCAACTGGTGAAATATATAGCTACGAGTGTCTTTCTAGGGGGGTGGATTAG
- a CDS encoding ATP-binding protein, giving the protein MLFSLTPKVRKEDLFDRERELKELEKLVETYPLVVVTGLRRVGKSSLVKVFLNEKKLPHITIDGRKLYESSGGNITSLHLSRFLAEELSRISRSQKLLNLLKRVRGISISGTSLQINPKEFSLSDLLEKLDEISKKRKTKTVIFFDEAQYFRYYGSRGGKDILALFAYCYDSLERVRFIVTGSEVGVLHDFLKLDSYDSPLHGRGIGFLTVRPFSFEQSVDFLIEGFKELEEKINFDPEEVVGEIDGIVGYLVLFGIKYLEKKNKDEAIKEVFHTVKALFEKELDELKRRSERYPFVLRQIAKGINTWSALKNIFHAKGDFISDSRLYSILETLEKMAFVEKTQNGYTIVDPVFKKILTE; this is encoded by the coding sequence TTGCTTTTTTCTCTCACACCAAAGGTCAGAAAGGAAGACCTGTTCGACAGAGAAAGAGAACTCAAAGAACTTGAAAAGCTCGTCGAAACCTACCCACTCGTTGTGGTAACAGGTTTGAGGCGAGTGGGAAAGTCCTCCCTCGTGAAGGTTTTTTTGAACGAAAAAAAACTTCCACATATAACGATAGATGGAAGAAAACTTTACGAGAGTTCTGGTGGTAACATTACCTCTTTACACCTTTCAAGATTTCTCGCAGAGGAACTCTCCAGGATCTCCCGATCTCAGAAACTTCTGAATCTTCTGAAAAGAGTCCGCGGGATTTCCATCAGCGGGACCTCTCTTCAGATAAATCCAAAAGAGTTCAGCCTTTCGGATCTGCTAGAAAAGCTCGATGAGATTTCGAAAAAAAGAAAAACAAAAACGGTGATCTTCTTTGATGAAGCTCAGTATTTCAGGTATTACGGTTCGCGTGGAGGGAAAGATATACTGGCACTCTTCGCTTATTGTTACGATAGTCTGGAAAGAGTACGTTTCATAGTGACAGGATCCGAGGTTGGTGTACTCCACGATTTTCTGAAACTCGACAGCTACGACTCTCCGTTACACGGAAGAGGAATCGGTTTTCTCACCGTTAGGCCTTTTTCTTTCGAGCAATCCGTGGATTTTCTCATAGAGGGTTTCAAAGAATTAGAAGAAAAAATAAACTTCGATCCAGAAGAAGTGGTGGGGGAAATAGATGGAATCGTTGGGTATCTGGTTTTATTCGGCATAAAGTATTTGGAGAAGAAAAACAAAGATGAAGCCATAAAGGAAGTTTTTCATACTGTGAAGGCTCTTTTTGAAAAAGAACTCGATGAACTGAAGCGAAGAAGTGAGAGATATCCGTTCGTTTTAAGACAGATTGCGAAGGGAATAAACACCTGGTCAGCGTTGAAAAACATCTTCCATGCAAAGGGCGACTTTATCAGCGATTCTCGTCTCTACTCTATTCTTGAGACTCTGGAAAAGATGGCCTTTGTGGAAAAAACGCAGAATGGTTACACGATAGTGGACCCAGTTTTCAAGAAGATTCTGACAGAGTAG
- a CDS encoding DMT family transporter, whose product MPLRVIIAGLLYSTIFGFSFLFTKNALDHVSPLTFLSLRFIVAFLSYLFLMSFGFIRLQRKPYWKLWKLVLFQPVLYFLFETYGVQRINSSEAGMIIALIPVVVNVLAIFLLKEKGDLPHYLLVGLGFFGVSLIVGFNITPGNVSGKIFMLLAVLSGAMYSVLSRKLSKEFTPNEITFFMMMTGAIFFTIFSVVTGDFKPVFNFHVITGALYLGVLSSTLAFFLLNYAIKRVSPIITTLFSNFTTVVSVMAGVLFRGERVGIQQLLGMLLIIVSILVSTVRRKKASSDEGK is encoded by the coding sequence ATGCCACTGAGGGTCATCATAGCCGGGCTACTCTATTCTACTATCTTTGGATTTTCTTTTCTGTTCACAAAGAACGCACTCGATCATGTCTCGCCTTTAACGTTTCTTTCTCTTCGTTTTATCGTGGCTTTTCTAAGTTATCTCTTTTTAATGTCTTTTGGCTTCATAAGGCTTCAAAGAAAACCTTACTGGAAACTGTGGAAACTTGTTCTGTTTCAGCCTGTGCTTTACTTTCTGTTTGAAACCTACGGTGTTCAGAGAATAAATTCCTCGGAAGCCGGAATGATCATCGCTCTGATTCCAGTCGTTGTGAACGTACTTGCGATCTTCCTTCTGAAAGAAAAAGGAGATCTGCCTCACTACCTTCTGGTTGGCCTTGGTTTTTTTGGTGTTTCCTTGATCGTTGGGTTCAACATCACACCTGGAAACGTTTCTGGAAAGATCTTTATGTTACTCGCAGTTCTTTCCGGTGCAATGTACAGTGTTCTATCAAGAAAGCTCTCAAAAGAGTTCACACCGAACGAGATCACCTTTTTCATGATGATGACAGGTGCAATCTTTTTTACGATATTCAGCGTTGTAACAGGAGATTTCAAACCTGTTTTTAACTTCCATGTGATAACAGGTGCTTTGTATCTTGGTGTGCTCTCATCAACACTCGCCTTCTTTCTTCTCAACTACGCTATAAAGAGAGTTTCTCCCATAATCACCACACTCTTTTCCAACTTCACAACCGTGGTCTCTGTGATGGCGGGTGTTTTGTTCAGAGGAGAAAGGGTGGGAATCCAGCAATTGCTGGGAATGTTGCTGATTATAGTCTCTATACTCGTTTCAACAGTCCGCAGGAAAAAGGCATCATCCGATGAGGGAAAATGA
- a CDS encoding MFS transporter, giving the protein MAVFFILILMVLLNADQMVMSPNIGAIEKEFGITDAQIGLVASSFTIIGALVSLVWGYLADKYSRKNLLIYSILVGEIPCLMSAFSGSYGELFFWKALTGIGVGASFPIVYSMIGDMFDEVKRGKVVALISSAISIGSVLGMIVGGFLGPKYGWRVPFIAVSVPNIVLAILSIFILKEPKRGAFEKGIGELVQSGYTYPKAPKISDYAKLVKVKTNLLLFLQGIAGTIPWGAIPYFLVEFFRRERALSVETATLVFLVFGLGNIVGIILGGMWGANLYARAKPSLPLFCSVTTALGVLFTVFTLDYTGNLAVLMILGFVASFTASLTGPNVKFMLLNVNEPQDRGRIFSIFNLTDSLGTGFGKFAGGMMSVALGSLGTALKTSAYFWLICAVLLFALVFYFSKDVERLQKAMMELARASSTSQSPQQL; this is encoded by the coding sequence ATGGCTGTGTTTTTCATTCTCATCCTCATGGTTCTTCTCAACGCGGACCAGATGGTGATGTCTCCAAACATCGGTGCAATAGAAAAAGAGTTTGGCATCACCGATGCACAGATAGGACTTGTTGCATCTTCATTCACGATAATAGGTGCTCTTGTGAGTCTTGTGTGGGGGTATCTAGCAGACAAATACAGCAGAAAAAACCTTCTCATATACTCCATACTCGTCGGAGAGATTCCGTGTCTCATGAGCGCTTTTTCTGGTTCTTACGGAGAGTTGTTTTTCTGGAAAGCGCTCACAGGGATAGGTGTTGGAGCATCCTTTCCCATAGTGTATTCCATGATCGGAGACATGTTCGACGAGGTGAAAAGAGGAAAGGTCGTAGCACTCATATCCTCTGCCATCTCCATAGGAAGTGTACTTGGCATGATTGTTGGAGGTTTTTTGGGACCAAAGTATGGCTGGAGAGTTCCGTTTATCGCAGTTTCTGTTCCCAACATCGTTCTTGCTATCTTATCCATTTTCATTCTGAAAGAGCCAAAAAGAGGTGCCTTTGAGAAGGGAATTGGAGAACTTGTTCAGTCTGGATACACTTATCCAAAAGCACCAAAGATCTCCGATTATGCGAAACTCGTAAAAGTGAAGACGAACCTTCTTCTCTTCCTTCAAGGAATAGCCGGAACCATTCCCTGGGGTGCCATTCCGTACTTTCTGGTGGAATTCTTCAGAAGAGAAAGAGCCCTCTCCGTTGAAACCGCAACACTTGTTTTTCTGGTGTTTGGTCTTGGAAACATCGTTGGGATCATCCTGGGGGGTATGTGGGGAGCTAACCTGTACGCAAGGGCGAAACCTTCACTTCCTTTGTTCTGTTCAGTAACAACCGCTCTTGGTGTTCTTTTCACTGTGTTCACCCTGGACTACACTGGAAATCTTGCAGTTCTGATGATTCTTGGATTTGTTGCCTCTTTCACGGCAAGTCTTACGGGCCCAAACGTGAAGTTTATGCTTTTGAACGTGAACGAACCACAGGACAGAGGAAGGATTTTTTCCATATTCAACCTCACAGATTCGTTGGGAACGGGCTTTGGAAAGTTCGCAGGTGGTATGATGTCTGTTGCCCTTGGCTCCCTTGGGACTGCTTTGAAGACCTCCGCTTATTTCTGGCTCATCTGTGCCGTTTTGCTCTTTGCTCTGGTGTTTTATTTCTCGAAGGATGTGGAAAGACTCCAGAAAGCTATGATGGAACTTGCCAGAGCTTCTTCAACATCACAAAGCCCTCAACAGCTGTGA
- a CDS encoding carboxylesterase, which produces MDFPRCKTVKKSLPIFLEGGSEGVLFIHGFTGSPHDFEYMAKEVNRAGFTVSVPRLPGHGTCGEDFLISTAKDWLRRAFDAYYDLSAICERVHVVGLSMGGVIALILASQMSPPKLVTLAAATHVFDKKIALTPLLKFFSKKMPRENTEKYDDPDIEYLRKEYWSYNWPKQAAELYKLMKLARKSVAKITSDTLVVAARNDNMVPMKAAEFIYNNIRSEKRKLLVFERSGHVLSNDVEKEDVTKAVINWLKGE; this is translated from the coding sequence GTGGACTTTCCTCGCTGTAAAACCGTGAAAAAATCCCTTCCCATTTTCCTTGAAGGAGGAAGTGAAGGGGTTCTCTTCATCCACGGTTTCACGGGCTCTCCCCACGATTTTGAATACATGGCAAAAGAGGTGAACAGAGCAGGTTTCACGGTTTCCGTACCGAGGCTTCCAGGGCACGGAACGTGCGGTGAGGACTTTCTCATATCGACCGCAAAGGACTGGTTAAGACGGGCGTTCGATGCGTATTACGATCTTAGTGCGATCTGCGAGAGGGTACACGTCGTGGGGCTTTCGATGGGTGGTGTGATCGCTCTGATCCTTGCTTCTCAGATGAGCCCTCCAAAACTGGTCACACTTGCTGCTGCAACACATGTTTTTGACAAAAAGATAGCCCTCACACCCCTTCTGAAATTCTTTTCAAAGAAGATGCCAAGGGAAAACACAGAAAAATACGACGATCCAGATATCGAGTACTTAAGGAAAGAATACTGGTCCTACAACTGGCCAAAACAGGCAGCAGAACTCTACAAACTCATGAAACTTGCAAGAAAAAGTGTTGCAAAGATCACATCCGATACGCTCGTTGTTGCAGCAAGAAACGACAATATGGTTCCCATGAAGGCGGCTGAATTTATCTACAACAACATCAGATCAGAAAAAAGAAAACTCCTCGTTTTTGAAAGGTCCGGTCATGTTCTGAGCAACGATGTGGAAAAAGAGGATGTTACAAAGGCAGTCATAAACTGGCTGAAGGGGGAATGA
- a CDS encoding VanZ family protein — MRKFAHFGLYFIMGVLSFVLSYSYIEKYVFSILMGVSFPTLIAVLDEYNQSFHNRGSSLYDVIIDMNGAMFGVFFSLLVWFVMKLTVKK, encoded by the coding sequence GTGAGAAAGTTTGCCCATTTTGGTTTGTACTTCATCATGGGTGTGCTTTCTTTTGTGCTCAGTTACTCCTACATCGAAAAGTACGTGTTTTCTATATTGATGGGAGTTTCTTTTCCTACGCTGATAGCCGTTCTGGACGAGTACAATCAGAGTTTCCATAACAGGGGTTCTTCTCTTTATGATGTGATCATCGACATGAACGGGGCGATGTTCGGGGTGTTTTTTTCTCTTCTGGTGTGGTTTGTCATGAAGTTGACCGTAAAGAAATAA